One stretch of Leisingera caerulea DSM 24564 DNA includes these proteins:
- a CDS encoding TRAP transporter substrate-binding protein — MKITRLLGGAAVLIAGLSVPALAATWDMPTPYPDATFHTKNITEFASDVAEATDGGLEIKVHSAGSLFKHPEISKAVRSGQVPAGEFFLSLLANDNPAFGADSLPFLATSYDQAERLWAAQKDVIDGLLDEQGLMALYAVPWPPQGLYTTKEINSVEDLAGLKFRTYNATLEQFANLAGAAPTQVEVPDIPQAFSTGRVEAMITSPSTGVNSKAWDFLTHYTDIQAWIPKNIVVVNKRAFRRLDEATQTAVLEAAAEAEARGWEMSRAETSSQIEVLKENGITVSEPSEELMDGLRAIGAEMLENWKGEAGEAGATLLNAYQQ, encoded by the coding sequence ATGAAGATCACCCGTTTGCTGGGCGGCGCCGCCGTTCTGATTGCCGGTCTGTCGGTTCCGGCGCTGGCCGCGACCTGGGACATGCCAACGCCCTATCCGGACGCCACGTTCCACACCAAGAACATCACTGAGTTTGCCAGCGACGTGGCCGAGGCGACCGATGGCGGGCTGGAGATCAAGGTCCACTCTGCCGGTTCGCTGTTCAAGCACCCGGAAATCAGCAAGGCGGTGCGCAGCGGCCAGGTGCCCGCGGGCGAGTTTTTCCTGTCGCTCCTGGCCAATGACAACCCGGCGTTCGGCGCTGACTCGCTGCCGTTCCTGGCGACCAGCTATGACCAGGCCGAGCGGCTGTGGGCGGCGCAGAAGGACGTGATCGACGGGCTGCTGGACGAGCAGGGGCTGATGGCGCTGTACGCTGTGCCGTGGCCGCCGCAGGGGCTGTACACCACCAAGGAAATCAACAGTGTCGAGGATCTGGCGGGTCTGAAGTTCCGCACCTACAACGCGACGCTGGAGCAGTTCGCCAACCTGGCGGGCGCGGCACCGACGCAGGTTGAAGTGCCGGACATTCCGCAGGCCTTCAGCACCGGCCGGGTCGAGGCGATGATCACCTCGCCCTCCACCGGCGTGAATTCGAAGGCGTGGGACTTCCTGACCCATTACACCGATATCCAGGCCTGGATCCCGAAGAACATCGTGGTGGTGAACAAGCGGGCGTTCCGCCGTCTGGATGAGGCGACCCAGACCGCCGTTCTGGAAGCCGCGGCTGAGGCCGAGGCGCGCGGCTGGGAGATGAGCCGGGCCGAGACCAGCAGCCAGATCGAGGTGCTGAAAGAAAACGGCATCACCGTGTCCGAGCCGTCGGAGGAGCTGATGGACGGCCTGCGCGCGATTGGCGCCGAGATGCTGGAAAACTGGAAGGGCGAGGCCGGGGAGGCCGGCGCCACCCTGCTGAACGCTTACCAGCAGTAA
- a CDS encoding winged helix DNA-binding protein, with protein sequence MAEKKPDSRRIVSSRHLAEGEGWELSELEFGLIIASNAFSRWMTRCMAAAGQPDLNPLEILILHNVNHRGKDKRLSDICFLLNIEDSHTVNYGLRKLLKAGLLASEKRGKEVFYRTSAEGAELCSAYRDVRRQCLLDGLSAADLPGKDLRELARSLRALSGHYDQASRAAASL encoded by the coding sequence ATGGCCGAAAAGAAACCGGATTCCCGCCGAATCGTCTCCTCCCGCCACCTGGCCGAAGGCGAAGGCTGGGAGCTGTCGGAGCTGGAATTCGGCCTGATCATCGCCTCCAACGCCTTTTCCCGCTGGATGACCCGCTGCATGGCCGCGGCCGGCCAGCCGGATCTGAACCCGCTGGAAATCCTGATCCTGCACAACGTCAATCACCGCGGCAAGGACAAGCGCCTGTCCGACATCTGCTTCCTGCTCAACATCGAGGACAGCCACACGGTGAACTACGGACTGCGCAAACTGCTCAAGGCCGGGCTGCTGGCCTCGGAAAAGCGCGGCAAGGAAGTGTTCTACCGCACCTCCGCCGAGGGCGCGGAGCTGTGTTCCGCCTACCGCGACGTGCGCCGCCAGTGCCTGCTGGACGGGCTGTCCGCCGCCGACCTGCCGGGCAAGGACCTGCGCGAGCTGGCCCGCAGCCTGCGCGCGCTCTCGGGCCATTACGACCAGGCCAGCCGCGCCGCCGCCTCGCTCTGA
- a CDS encoding TRAP transporter small permease produces MRPVLDFIYRAAGGLAALFIVAIVALVFAQVCLNLADKIAVALTGTGVGLTIPSYADFTGFFLAASTFLALAYALRAGGHIRVTLVTNRLPPAAHRAAELGVILLALAMSGFATWYMGLLLLESLEFGDRSAGMVSVPLWLPQAPVALGLAILTLALADELISMLRGALPSWEGKGENLLSE; encoded by the coding sequence ATGCGGCCTGTGCTTGATTTCATCTACCGTGCGGCCGGGGGCCTGGCAGCACTGTTTATCGTGGCCATCGTGGCGCTGGTTTTTGCGCAGGTGTGCCTGAACCTTGCTGACAAGATCGCGGTGGCGCTGACCGGAACCGGGGTGGGCCTGACGATCCCGTCTTATGCGGATTTCACCGGCTTTTTCCTGGCCGCCTCGACCTTTCTGGCGCTGGCCTATGCGCTGCGGGCGGGCGGCCATATCCGGGTGACGCTGGTGACCAACCGCTTGCCCCCCGCCGCCCACCGCGCGGCGGAGCTGGGGGTGATCCTGCTGGCGCTGGCGATGAGCGGTTTTGCCACCTGGTACATGGGGCTGCTCTTGCTGGAATCGCTGGAGTTCGGCGACCGCAGCGCGGGCATGGTGTCGGTGCCGCTGTGGCTGCCGCAGGCACCGGTGGCGCTTGGCCTTGCGATCCTCACCCTGGCGCTGGCGGACGAGCTGATCTCGATGCTGCGCGGCGCGCTGCCCTCCTGGGAGGGCAAGGGCGAAAATCTTCTGAGCGAATAG
- a CDS encoding replication initiation protein — protein sequence MDPDDIPHSKLTGPLRRGSVKKNVAAIHVSGKLTLLQRKLSNVLLLNAYDALISKPKHQIDAQTLCMMVGYNSNDMETLKQSLRSLAETVAEWDMLDENGKQEWGVSSLLSYAKLQGGVCEYAYSPALAEKLHDPKVFALINLNIQRRFTSGHALALYENCYRFVRTGSTGWWDIALFRRLMGVDGSAYYESFKHLNAKIIKPAVAEVNKTSNILLTPEFKKMGRQVAEVRFLIKENPQLAMLDIDDGAGVRQGAVYGQLMELGVSDRLARQWIAEHGEDYVAEKVGYLKGRKGVDSPVRYLSAALRDDYKDAPAEAVNEVSPELLAAAKARKVAEAVAARKAAAEDAAKAQERALRAQRLERIRDLAASRSPTQRDADKRLFLSRLEDEIDREEFRNRGWGAALLASQMAEFWEELIPGAFEELAG from the coding sequence ATGGATCCAGACGACATCCCGCACAGCAAGCTGACCGGGCCGTTGCGCCGGGGGTCGGTGAAAAAGAATGTCGCGGCAATCCATGTCTCGGGCAAGCTGACGCTGCTGCAGCGCAAACTGTCCAATGTGCTGCTGCTGAATGCCTATGACGCGCTGATCTCCAAGCCCAAGCACCAGATCGACGCGCAGACGCTGTGCATGATGGTGGGCTACAACTCCAACGATATGGAAACCCTGAAGCAATCGCTGCGCAGCCTGGCGGAGACGGTGGCGGAATGGGACATGCTGGATGAGAACGGCAAGCAGGAGTGGGGGGTGAGCTCCCTGCTGTCCTACGCCAAGCTGCAGGGCGGGGTGTGCGAATATGCCTACAGCCCGGCGCTGGCGGAAAAGCTGCATGACCCCAAGGTGTTTGCGCTGATTAATCTGAACATCCAGCGGCGGTTCACCTCCGGCCACGCTCTGGCGCTCTATGAGAACTGCTACCGGTTTGTGCGCACCGGCTCGACCGGCTGGTGGGACATTGCGCTGTTCCGCCGTCTGATGGGGGTGGACGGCAGTGCGTATTACGAGAGCTTCAAGCATCTGAATGCCAAGATCATCAAGCCGGCAGTGGCGGAGGTGAACAAGACCTCCAACATCCTGCTGACGCCGGAGTTCAAGAAGATGGGGCGGCAGGTCGCGGAGGTGCGGTTTCTGATCAAGGAGAACCCGCAGCTGGCGATGCTGGACATTGATGATGGCGCCGGGGTGCGGCAGGGGGCGGTTTACGGCCAGCTGATGGAGCTGGGGGTGAGCGACCGGCTGGCGCGGCAGTGGATTGCCGAGCATGGCGAGGATTATGTGGCCGAGAAGGTCGGCTATCTGAAAGGGCGCAAGGGGGTGGACAGCCCGGTGCGCTATCTGAGCGCGGCGCTGCGGGACGACTATAAGGACGCGCCTGCGGAGGCGGTGAACGAGGTTTCCCCGGAACTGCTGGCGGCGGCCAAGGCGCGCAAGGTGGCGGAGGCCGTGGCGGCGCGCAAGGCCGCGGCAGAGGATGCGGCCAAGGCGCAGGAGCGCGCGCTGAGGGCGCAGCGGCTGGAGCGGATCCGCGATCTGGCCGCCAGCCGCTCGCCCACCCAGCGGGACGCCGACAAGCGGCTGTTCCTGAGCCGCCTGGAGGATGAGATCGACCGCGAGGAATTCCGCAACCGCGGCTGGGGCGCGGCCTTGCTGGCCAGCCAGATGGCGGAATTCTGGGAGGAACTGATCCCGGGCGCGTTCGAGGAACTGGCCGGATAG